The nucleotide window CGTGATCCAGGATCTGCTGCTTGGAGAGCACCCGGTTGGGGTTCATCATCAGGTAGCGCAGGAGCTTGAACTCGGTGGGGGAGAGCTCCACCATCTCGCCCCCGCGACGGACCTCATGGGCGTCGTCGTCGAGCTCCAGGTTGTCGACCACGATGACGGCGTCCTCGTCCTCGAACGGGGCGGTGCGGCGCAGCACGGCGCGGATGCGGGCCACGACCTCGTCCAGGGAGAACGGCTTGGTGACGTAGTCGTCGCCGCCCACGGTCAGCCCGGTGATCTTGTCATCGGTGTCATCGCGTGCGGTGAGGAAGAGCACCGGGAAGTGCTTGCCGGCTGCGCGCAGTCGACGGGTGACGGTGAAGCCGTCCATATCGGGCAGCATCACGTCGAGCACCGCCAGATCGGGCTGGAACGTCTCGGCGGTCTCCAGGGCCTCGCGGCCATTTCCGGCCGCAGCGACCTCGAAACCGGCGAAGCGCAGCGAGGTGGCGAGCAGTTCGCGGATATTGGGCTCATCGTCGACGACGAGCAGCTTGGCTTCAGGAGTCTTATCAGTCACTACGCCAGTTTCCCCCTTATTTCTGGAAGATTGCTGGACGTATCCTGTCTGCCGCATGGTGTTCGTCTGGGCTCGAACGAGGGCGGCGATGCCTCACACGATGTCTTCTGCGTCCAGGATCGAGTACCCGTAGCCCTGCTCGGAGAGGAACCGCTGCCGCCGCGCGGCGTACTCCATATCCACGGTGTCCCGGGTCACCACCGAGTAGAAGTGCGCGCGCTTGGGATCCTCTCCCTCGGCCGTCTCGCCGGGCCGCAGCAGGCGGCCCAGTCGTTGAGCCTCCTCCTGCCGGGAGCCGAAGGTCCCCGAGACCTGGATCGCCACCGAAGCCTGGGGCAGGTCGATGGAGAAGTTGGCGATCTTGGAGACCACGAGCACCTCCAGCTCTCCCGCGCGGAAGGCATCGAACTGCTTCTGCCGCGCGGCGACCGAGGCCGAGCCGGTCAGCACCGGAGCCCCCAGCTGTTCACCGAGGCGCTCGAGCTGCTCAACGAACTGACCGATCACCAGCACCTGCTCGCCGAGATAGCGGTGCCTGTTCACCAGCCGCGCCACGACGTCGTCCTTGACCTCGGCGCCGGCGGCGATGCGGTGGCGCTCCTTGTCCGGAGCTGCGGCGTAGTCCATGCGCAGCCCGCGTGGAAGATCGGTGCGGACCTCGATGCAGGTGGCCGGCGCGATCCACCCCTGCGCCTCCATCTGCTTCCAGGGCGTGTCATAGCGCTTCGGGCCGATCAGCGAGAAGACCTCTCGCTCGCGCCCATCCTCGCGGATCAGCGTGGCGGTCAGTCCCAGCCGGCGGCGGGCCTGCAGGTCAGCGGTCATCCGGAAGATCGGGGCGGGCAGGAGGTGGACCTCGTCGTAGATGATCAGCCCCCAGTCGTGTCCGTTGAGCAGCTCCAGGTGCGTGAAGAGCTCGTTCTTGCGCGAGGCCAGCACCTGGTAGGTCGCGATCGTGACCGGACGGACCTCCTTGCGTGCACCGGAGTACTCTCCGATCTCCTCCTCGGTCAGTGAGGTGCGCTTGATCAGCTCAGCCTTCCACTGCCGGGCCGAGACCGTGGAGTTGACCAGGATCAGCGTGATGGTTCCGGAGGTCGCCATGGCCGCGGCGCCGACGAGGGTCTTTCCCGCCCCGCAGGGCAGCACCACCACTCCGGAGCCGGCCTGCCAGAAGTTGTCCACGGCTTCCTGCTGATATCCGCGCAGCGCCCAGCCGTCCTGGCACAGCTCGATCGGATGCGCGGTGCCGTCGACGAAACCGGCCAGATCCTCCGCAGGCCAGCCCAGCCGCAGCAGCTGCTGCTTGAGCTCTCCACGGGCCTGGCCGTGCACCGCGACGGTGGTGTCGTCGATCTGGGGTCCCAGCAGCGAGGTCAGCGTCTTGGCGTGGAGCACCTCGCTGAGGATCCCCTCCTCCTGGCTGCGCAGCACCAGGCCATGGACCGGGTCCTTCTCCAGGCGCAGCCGCCCGTAGCGGCTCATCGTCTCCGCGATGTCCACCAGCAGCGAGTGGGGGACGGGGAAGCGGGAATGGTTCAGCAGGGTGTCCACCACGTACTCGGCGTCGAACCCGGCAGCCCGCGCGTTCCAGAGTCCCAGCGGGGTGATGCGGTAGGTGTGGATGTGCTCCGGTGCGCGCTCCAGATCCGCGAAGGCGGCCACGGCTCGGCGGGCCACATCGGCCTGCGGGTGATCGACTTCCAGCAGGACGGTCTTGTCCGACTGGACGATCAGCGGTCCATCAGTCATCTCTCTCCTTCGCGGCTGGGTTGCATGCCTGACTCTTCCACGGCGGCGATGCGGTGCAGCATCACGACGGCTTCGCCCTCATCCTCACGCACCCGGATGCGGACTCTGCCGGCGTTCATCGCGGTGGGCACTCCGGTCACGTGGTGGGTGCTGCCCTGCGGAGACACGCGGGTCAGTGTCACGGAGCGCCGGGCGGCGAGCGCTGAGCGCAGCGTGCCGATCACATCTGAGGCGACGGAGGAGTCCGACGACGGCGCGGCCAGCCCCGCACGGTGAAGCGCGGCCGCCGCGGTGGCAACCTCCTCGCTCTCGGGTGCGACAAGATGCGGGCTGGTGACCCTGGAGTGCTCCCAGGGG belongs to Nesterenkonia halotolerans and includes:
- a CDS encoding response regulator transcription factor, encoding MTDKTPEAKLLVVDDEPNIRELLATSLRFAGFEVAAAGNGREALETAETFQPDLAVLDVMLPDMDGFTVTRRLRAAGKHFPVLFLTARDDTDDKITGLTVGGDDYVTKPFSLDEVVARIRAVLRRTAPFEDEDAVIVVDNLELDDDAHEVRRGGEMVELSPTEFKLLRYLMMNPNRVLSKQQILDHVWEYNFNGDASIVESYISYLRRKIESGSEGAPMIQTKRGVGYVLQTWERRQRSQGL
- a CDS encoding DNA repair helicase XPB, with protein sequence MTDGPLIVQSDKTVLLEVDHPQADVARRAVAAFADLERAPEHIHTYRITPLGLWNARAAGFDAEYVVDTLLNHSRFPVPHSLLVDIAETMSRYGRLRLEKDPVHGLVLRSQEEGILSEVLHAKTLTSLLGPQIDDTTVAVHGQARGELKQQLLRLGWPAEDLAGFVDGTAHPIELCQDGWALRGYQQEAVDNFWQAGSGVVVLPCGAGKTLVGAAAMATSGTITLILVNSTVSARQWKAELIKRTSLTEEEIGEYSGARKEVRPVTIATYQVLASRKNELFTHLELLNGHDWGLIIYDEVHLLPAPIFRMTADLQARRRLGLTATLIREDGREREVFSLIGPKRYDTPWKQMEAQGWIAPATCIEVRTDLPRGLRMDYAAAPDKERHRIAAGAEVKDDVVARLVNRHRYLGEQVLVIGQFVEQLERLGEQLGAPVLTGSASVAARQKQFDAFRAGELEVLVVSKIANFSIDLPQASVAIQVSGTFGSRQEEAQRLGRLLRPGETAEGEDPKRAHFYSVVTRDTVDMEYAARRQRFLSEQGYGYSILDAEDIV